Proteins found in one Miscanthus floridulus cultivar M001 chromosome 4, ASM1932011v1, whole genome shotgun sequence genomic segment:
- the LOC136550956 gene encoding uncharacterized protein isoform X2, with product MHGGRGEGEAKGDRRRGPARCSRPGERGRAAAAANWHAGGSGVPLPRHLLLGPPCGTSEIEEAPPSPPPAPSRPRLPALNAENAAVALGLAAVAGLEGRVMELQAALEGRLRELEQLRRRDRESEGSKGEEASKRRREGADEPEVAGAEAEVQVLQHQLGTVQESVSGMKDAMLAFRLQAEEMQALEEFWKPVVPVPQPQRNNSKGEEMQALEEFWKPVVPVRQRINSKLGLLGKHRRDSDGSTSGTSS from the exons ATGCACGGTGGCCGCGGAGAAGGGGAAGCAAAAGGCGACCGACGACGCGGACCTGCCCGCTGCTCTCGTCCTGGAGAGCGCGGGCGAGCCGCGGCGGCGGCCAACTGGCACGCTGGCGGCTCAGGCGTCCCCCTCCCCCGCCATCTTCTCCTCGGCCCACCGTGCGGCACGTCGGAGATCGAGGAGGCGCCTCCCTCTCCGCCTCCGGCTCCGTCCCGCCCCCGCCTCCCCGCGCTGAACGCGGAGAATGCGGCAGTTGCTTTAGGGCTGGCGGCGGTCGCGGGTCTGGAGGGCAGGGTGATGGAGCTGCAGGCGGCGCTGGAAGGCCGGCTGCGGGAGCTCGAGCAGCTGCGGCGGCGGGACCGGGAGAGCGAGGGGTCTAAGGGCGAGGAGGCCAGTAAGCGGCGGAGAGAGGGCGCCGACGAGCCGGAGGTCGCCGGCGCGGAAGCGGAAGTGCAGGTGCTGCAGCACCAGCTGGGGACGGTGCAGGAAAGCGTGAGCGGCATGAAGGACGCGATGCTGGCATTTCGGCTCCAGGCCGAGGAAATGCAGGCTTTGGAGGAGTTTTGGAAGCCGGTGGTGCCCGTGCCTCAGCCTCAGCGCAACAACAGCAAG GGCGAGGAAATGCAGGCTTTGGAGGAGTTTTGGAAGCCGGTGGTGCCGGTGCGTCAGCGCATCAACAGCAAGCTAG GTTTGCTTGGCAAACATCGTAGAGACTCTGATGGTAGCACTAGTGGCACTTCATCTTAG
- the LOC136550956 gene encoding uncharacterized protein isoform X3, translating into MHGGRGEGEAKGDRRRGPARCSRPGERGRAAAAANWHAGGSGVPLPRHLLLGPPCGTSEIEEAPPSPPPAPSRPRLPALNAENAAVALGLAAVAGLEGRVMELQAALEGRLRELEQLRRRDRESEGSKGEEASKRRREGADEPEVAGAEAEVQVLQHQLGTVQESVSGMKDAMLAFRLQAEEMQALEEFWKPVVPVPQPQRNNSKALEEFWKPVVPVRQRINSKLGLLGKHRRDSDGSTSGTSS; encoded by the exons ATGCACGGTGGCCGCGGAGAAGGGGAAGCAAAAGGCGACCGACGACGCGGACCTGCCCGCTGCTCTCGTCCTGGAGAGCGCGGGCGAGCCGCGGCGGCGGCCAACTGGCACGCTGGCGGCTCAGGCGTCCCCCTCCCCCGCCATCTTCTCCTCGGCCCACCGTGCGGCACGTCGGAGATCGAGGAGGCGCCTCCCTCTCCGCCTCCGGCTCCGTCCCGCCCCCGCCTCCCCGCGCTGAACGCGGAGAATGCGGCAGTTGCTTTAGGGCTGGCGGCGGTCGCGGGTCTGGAGGGCAGGGTGATGGAGCTGCAGGCGGCGCTGGAAGGCCGGCTGCGGGAGCTCGAGCAGCTGCGGCGGCGGGACCGGGAGAGCGAGGGGTCTAAGGGCGAGGAGGCCAGTAAGCGGCGGAGAGAGGGCGCCGACGAGCCGGAGGTCGCCGGCGCGGAAGCGGAAGTGCAGGTGCTGCAGCACCAGCTGGGGACGGTGCAGGAAAGCGTGAGCGGCATGAAGGACGCGATGCTGGCATTTCGGCTCCAGGCCGAGGAAATGCAGGCTTTGGAGGAGTTTTGGAAGCCGGTGGTGCCCGTGCCTCAGCCTCAGCGCAACAACAGCAAG GCTTTGGAGGAGTTTTGGAAGCCGGTGGTGCCGGTGCGTCAGCGCATCAACAGCAAGCTAG GTTTGCTTGGCAAACATCGTAGAGACTCTGATGGTAGCACTAGTGGCACTTCATCTTAG
- the LOC136550956 gene encoding uncharacterized protein isoform X1 yields the protein MHGGRGEGEAKGDRRRGPARCSRPGERGRAAAAANWHAGGSGVPLPRHLLLGPPCGTSEIEEAPPSPPPAPSRPRLPALNAENAAVALGLAAVAGLEGRVMELQAALEGRLRELEQLRRRDRESEGSKGEEASKRRREGADEPEVAGAEAEVQVLQHQLGTVQESVSGMKDAMLAFRLQAEEMQALEEFWKPVVPVPQPQRNNSKGEEMQALEEFWKPVVPVRQRINSKLDQLETDYLIDCSHKRHVFFLLSTV from the exons ATGCACGGTGGCCGCGGAGAAGGGGAAGCAAAAGGCGACCGACGACGCGGACCTGCCCGCTGCTCTCGTCCTGGAGAGCGCGGGCGAGCCGCGGCGGCGGCCAACTGGCACGCTGGCGGCTCAGGCGTCCCCCTCCCCCGCCATCTTCTCCTCGGCCCACCGTGCGGCACGTCGGAGATCGAGGAGGCGCCTCCCTCTCCGCCTCCGGCTCCGTCCCGCCCCCGCCTCCCCGCGCTGAACGCGGAGAATGCGGCAGTTGCTTTAGGGCTGGCGGCGGTCGCGGGTCTGGAGGGCAGGGTGATGGAGCTGCAGGCGGCGCTGGAAGGCCGGCTGCGGGAGCTCGAGCAGCTGCGGCGGCGGGACCGGGAGAGCGAGGGGTCTAAGGGCGAGGAGGCCAGTAAGCGGCGGAGAGAGGGCGCCGACGAGCCGGAGGTCGCCGGCGCGGAAGCGGAAGTGCAGGTGCTGCAGCACCAGCTGGGGACGGTGCAGGAAAGCGTGAGCGGCATGAAGGACGCGATGCTGGCATTTCGGCTCCAGGCCGAGGAAATGCAGGCTTTGGAGGAGTTTTGGAAGCCGGTGGTGCCCGTGCCTCAGCCTCAGCGCAACAACAGCAAG GGCGAGGAAATGCAGGCTTTGGAGGAGTTTTGGAAGCCGGTGGTGCCGGTGCGTCAGCGCATCAACAGCAAGCTAG ATCAACTGGAAACAGATTATCTCATTGATTGCTCTCACAAGCGG CACGTATTCTTCTTGCTGTCAACGGTTTAG